A DNA window from Bacteroides cellulosilyticus contains the following coding sequences:
- a CDS encoding sigma-70 family RNA polymerase sigma factor: protein MEDIKVILSCLITDSYQKYYQSVCSYIYYKIGNQETAKDLSQDVFLRLIDYKQMLREDTVKYFIHTIARNLVTDYLRRHYKKQEVTSYIYDHAITYTNEIESQVIAKELSVLEKYKLDTLSEQRRKVYAMNRFEDKSISEISTELKISPRTVENHLFKSRREIRNFINLLYAI from the coding sequence ATGGAAGACATAAAGGTAATATTGTCCTGCCTAATTACTGATTCTTACCAGAAATATTATCAATCGGTATGTTCTTATATTTATTATAAGATTGGTAACCAAGAAACAGCTAAAGACCTGTCGCAAGACGTATTTCTACGTCTTATCGATTACAAACAAATGCTCCGTGAAGACACTGTTAAATATTTCATTCATACCATTGCCCGCAACCTGGTGACCGATTATCTACGTCGTCATTATAAAAAACAAGAAGTCACCTCTTATATATACGACCATGCGATCACTTATACGAATGAAATAGAAAGTCAAGTCATAGCCAAAGAATTATCTGTTTTAGAAAAGTATAAATTAGATACCCTTTCCGAACAACGTAGAAAAGTATATGCTATGAATCGTTTCGAAGATAAATCCATTTCCGAAATCTCTACTGAGCTAAAAATATCTCCTCGCACAGTTGAGAATCACTTATTCAAAAGCCGTAGAGAAATACGCAACTTCATCAACCTGCTATATGCAATATAA
- a CDS encoding two-component regulator propeller domain-containing protein, which yields MTLEKHILSFVLLVVEGMLTFVLGNDYTIYSIGNEGSQSKFEDTRVNCIYRDTDGFIWIGTGATVERINGKNTLPYHFAEEYQGSAPSPFLVNTIIENYKHDFWVGTIQGLWHMNHSNRTLERMFTQEINFSVQVLKKNEENQLYIGTVNGLYIYDKNQLRHIIIDEKNILSPNNRILDIAICNSQSIWLLTANGLVLCDTKSGALKQYSCPLAACGQLKCLVKIEDILYLGTEKGGIITFDLLHRNFAPYWNTVKAPISSLTYEKEVLGIATAGQGLYLLSLPEKRVLYSATYGTETGQDLLSNVISSILFFQGDVWCGTNYYQGLNILRKRNEAFKRYDKGLFKSKDISVRSCFHTKDYIFIGTREGFYYIHVQTGKINYINTRNDKSERLHSNLIFSFHEYGEEIFIGTCGGGISSFNPRTGIFNENPLTRTCTSNDIFMFLEDANNKLWLATSDGLYSYDKQTESITEYNASNSNMPGNIVYGAYIDSSGRFWVGTDKGLAIFDSQTGKCNQDMLPEIYHKEAIRYIFEGRDGTLIFAQLNNKLLVTDKSLTHFYYPLPTNCHSITQDDQGYYWLGKWDGLLRVNEKMDRYTFFPAINALAANAGPPISKDEYGKLWVCGMKGLFIVTPQNEFVPSSVRITEMQVNGKLYADNYVLNPDSTFNLNSNENNITFIFNSLGYENPEQIKYEYMLEGRDSIWTELVNEDKVSYFNLPAGNYRFHVRKFLNMESVDQIAFNIKHNHSWLVYSSIAGILVIILLLFTYKKKTKTPIHVEKPEDLPDIIQKEIKIDMQPTESYVKMSKEEAKEVIDTLKKYMQEQKPYLNVDLKQSEVAVVIGYPTYLLSAIFTHYLKMGYYDFVNSYRVEQFKQSINEGQHKKYTLVTLAEKCGFKSKASFFRAFKKFTGTTPNEYIQQFDK from the coding sequence ATGACCTTAGAAAAACACATATTATCCTTTGTACTCCTTGTTGTCGAAGGGATGCTGACCTTTGTATTAGGAAATGACTACACTATATACAGTATAGGAAATGAAGGGTCTCAATCTAAGTTCGAAGACACCCGAGTCAACTGTATTTATAGAGATACTGACGGCTTTATCTGGATTGGTACAGGAGCCACTGTCGAACGAATAAATGGAAAAAACACTTTACCTTATCATTTTGCTGAAGAATATCAGGGAAGTGCTCCCTCCCCTTTTCTGGTCAATACAATAATAGAAAATTACAAACATGATTTTTGGGTAGGAACTATCCAAGGCCTTTGGCATATGAATCATAGTAACCGTACATTGGAGCGGATGTTTACTCAGGAAATAAACTTTTCTGTTCAAGTCCTAAAAAAAAATGAGGAAAACCAACTCTATATAGGTACGGTGAATGGTCTTTACATCTATGACAAGAATCAACTCCGGCACATTATTATAGATGAAAAAAATATCCTTTCTCCCAATAACCGTATTCTGGATATCGCAATATGCAATTCCCAATCCATTTGGCTACTGACTGCCAATGGTCTTGTTCTCTGCGATACCAAATCCGGAGCACTCAAACAATATTCATGCCCTTTGGCTGCATGTGGACAATTAAAATGCCTTGTTAAAATAGAAGATATATTGTATCTTGGTACTGAGAAAGGAGGCATTATCACCTTCGATTTACTTCACCGAAATTTTGCTCCCTATTGGAATACAGTAAAAGCACCGATTTCAAGCCTTACCTATGAAAAGGAAGTTTTGGGTATTGCCACTGCCGGTCAAGGCTTATATTTGCTGTCTTTACCTGAAAAAAGAGTTCTATATTCTGCAACCTATGGAACAGAAACCGGACAAGACCTTCTATCCAATGTTATATCTTCCATTCTTTTTTTTCAGGGAGACGTATGGTGTGGGACAAATTACTATCAAGGCCTGAATATATTAAGAAAAAGAAACGAAGCTTTCAAGCGTTATGACAAAGGGCTTTTCAAATCAAAAGACATTTCCGTGCGAAGTTGTTTTCACACAAAGGACTATATTTTTATAGGTACACGTGAAGGATTCTATTATATACATGTACAAACTGGAAAAATCAATTATATAAATACACGGAATGACAAAAGTGAAAGACTACATTCCAACTTGATATTCTCTTTTCATGAATATGGAGAAGAAATATTTATCGGAACTTGCGGTGGAGGCATCTCTTCTTTTAATCCCCGCACTGGTATATTTAATGAAAACCCTTTGACACGTACATGTACTTCTAATGATATTTTTATGTTTTTGGAGGACGCTAATAATAAGCTATGGCTTGCTACTTCTGACGGTTTATATTCTTATGATAAGCAAACTGAAAGTATCACAGAATACAATGCGTCCAATAGTAATATGCCCGGCAACATTGTATATGGCGCTTATATTGACTCATCCGGACGCTTCTGGGTTGGAACAGACAAAGGATTAGCCATCTTTGATAGTCAAACAGGTAAATGCAATCAAGATATGCTACCTGAAATATATCATAAAGAAGCCATACGATATATTTTTGAAGGTAGAGATGGAACACTTATATTTGCCCAACTGAATAATAAATTATTAGTAACAGATAAATCACTAACTCATTTCTATTACCCCTTACCTACTAATTGCCATAGCATAACCCAAGACGATCAAGGATATTACTGGTTAGGTAAATGGGATGGTTTATTAAGGGTAAACGAAAAAATGGATCGTTATACATTCTTCCCTGCCATCAATGCGCTTGCCGCAAATGCAGGCCCGCCTATCAGTAAAGATGAATACGGCAAGTTATGGGTATGCGGAATGAAAGGTCTTTTTATTGTTACTCCTCAAAACGAATTTGTCCCATCCTCAGTACGAATAACAGAAATGCAGGTTAATGGAAAATTATACGCTGATAATTATGTATTAAATCCAGATTCCACTTTCAATCTAAACTCTAACGAGAATAACATCACTTTCATATTCAATTCTTTAGGATACGAAAACCCTGAACAGATTAAGTATGAATATATGCTTGAAGGAAGAGACTCAATATGGACTGAACTAGTAAATGAAGATAAGGTTTCATATTTCAACTTACCTGCCGGCAATTACAGATTCCATGTTCGTAAATTTCTGAACATGGAATCTGTTGATCAAATAGCATTCAACATCAAACATAATCATTCATGGTTAGTTTATTCCTCTATTGCAGGAATATTAGTTATCATCTTATTATTGTTCACTTACAAAAAGAAAACAAAAACTCCAATACACGTAGAGAAACCGGAAGATCTACCTGATATCATTCAAAAGGAAATCAAAATTGATATGCAACCAACTGAAAGTTATGTAAAAATGAGTAAGGAAGAGGCTAAAGAAGTCATTGATACACTAAAGAAATATATGCAAGAGCAGAAGCCTTATCTGAATGTCGACTTAAAACAGTCAGAAGTAGCTGTTGTAATCGGTTATCCGACCTATCTCCTCTCTGCCATCTTCACCCATTATCTTAAGATGGGGTATTATGACTTTGTCAACAGTTACCGCGTAGAACAATTCAAACAATCCATCAATGAAGGACAGCACAAAAAATATACTTTGGTAACCTTGGCTGAAAAATGCGGTTTTAAATCCAAAGCTTCATTTTTCCGAGCTTTCAAGAAGTTTACAGGTACCACTCCTAACGAATATATCCAGCAATTCGATAAATAA
- a CDS encoding alginate lyase family protein: MKKNLIFALGLSLVTGFTACSSEIEDGTTDIDSWEMPYEEVVAKYTYTHPCAMFNEADFTRVKTMLDNGSAPQAVKDEFDLLKSSQFTNVTYTPTPTEKIVRGDATGTGTNENYSNAMRDAAAAYQLSLLWKLTGDTKYADASIKIMNAWVKVCKEVTSNDSNHMLAAGAQGYTFANAGEIMQTYAGWAANDLTAFKKWMKDVFAPKNLDFMKRHQGTCSDHYWSNWDLVNMCSYLAIGILNEDDEMVNYIVNYFYNGAGNGYIGKLIQGTFTDPLGSGEEIAQNQESGRDQGHAMMSVAVTANLCQMAYTLFQCNPTVTQLDFFAAKNNAIMKMGEYTALFNLRNGSDQLNAAGSWLATKEQMPFNRYEYCIDCSCADKNHGTIHTAVADDNGRGNLRPGWEILFNHYAKVKKLGSGYKYAKMAADKMRPEGGVDGGSRYGTNSGAFDQLGWGTLMLYRE, encoded by the coding sequence ATGAAAAAGAATTTGATATTCGCATTAGGTCTCTCACTGGTAACAGGCTTCACAGCCTGTTCCAGTGAAATCGAGGACGGAACAACAGACATCGACAGTTGGGAGATGCCTTATGAAGAAGTAGTTGCCAAATACACCTACACTCACCCTTGCGCCATGTTCAACGAGGCCGACTTTACACGTGTGAAGACGATGCTTGATAACGGAAGTGCACCGCAGGCAGTAAAGGATGAATTCGATCTGCTGAAGAGCAGCCAATTTACAAATGTTACCTATACTCCTACGCCTACCGAAAAGATAGTACGTGGTGATGCTACAGGAACGGGAACAAATGAGAACTACAGCAATGCAATGCGCGATGCCGCCGCTGCCTACCAACTATCATTGTTGTGGAAGCTGACAGGCGACACGAAATATGCCGATGCTTCCATCAAAATTATGAATGCTTGGGTAAAGGTGTGCAAGGAAGTAACCTCAAACGATTCCAATCACATGCTTGCCGCAGGTGCACAAGGTTATACTTTCGCGAATGCAGGTGAAATCATGCAAACTTATGCAGGTTGGGCAGCCAACGATCTGACCGCCTTCAAGAAATGGATGAAAGATGTTTTTGCTCCCAAAAACCTGGACTTCATGAAACGTCATCAAGGTACTTGCAGCGATCACTACTGGTCTAACTGGGATTTAGTGAATATGTGTTCGTACCTTGCCATCGGTATCCTGAATGAAGACGACGAAATGGTAAATTATATAGTGAACTACTTCTACAATGGAGCAGGTAACGGCTACATCGGCAAACTCATTCAAGGCACTTTCACCGATCCGCTGGGAAGTGGAGAAGAAATAGCCCAAAACCAGGAGAGCGGTCGTGACCAGGGACACGCCATGATGTCGGTAGCTGTAACAGCTAATCTGTGTCAAATGGCCTACACCCTCTTCCAGTGCAATCCAACAGTGACTCAACTCGACTTCTTTGCCGCAAAAAACAATGCAATAATGAAAATGGGTGAGTATACAGCTCTCTTCAATCTGCGCAATGGTTCAGACCAGCTGAACGCCGCCGGTTCCTGGTTGGCAACTAAAGAACAGATGCCGTTCAACCGCTATGAATATTGCATTGATTGCAGTTGCGCCGATAAGAATCACGGTACCATACATACAGCCGTAGCTGATGACAATGGTCGTGGCAACCTTCGTCCGGGATGGGAAATTCTCTTTAATCACTACGCCAAAGTGAAGAAGTTGGGCAGTGGCTACAAGTACGCCAAGATGGCTGCCGACAAGATGCGCCCCGAAGGTGGCGTGGACGGTGGAAGCCGTTACGGCACAAATAGTGGTGCGTTCGACCAATTGGGTTGGGGAACGCTGATGCTGTATCGTGAATAG
- a CDS encoding Ig-like domain-containing protein: MKNRNSIYQGLSRASIGMLAACMALTACDKDQEFTPAMPEAKLINGITFKVSENLPLAIGMDSTIVFAIDAPEELEDRSIIWKSTDETVAKVSQQGTITGIAEGTAIISVTPAIGFGPSASVTVNVIPEIIKATDMTLVNPKEGEDIYETDRIQLEASILPANHTYSYLTWASSNPSIATVSENGLVNCLTPGKAIITAYTHDRSGVSASYELNIKEYIPVESVSIFALTEPLCISRGPVQLDVAYTPANATTGSVDWTSSDENIATVDLGVVTPKGFGTATITATCKATGQTASVSVTVESGWVIWDGQNNFDGWKIGQAYSSYVIEDGKMVVTAGAQNATMRRADLSFRNVPINLDFSNYPVLAMRSTLPVGGKGIGQGGAYTLDMVTKSGNAGRAHVGELLSDGTNLIYYDVPSINAALGNGVVEANTFQIKVADIYNENLPTGQYTVYWIRTFKSIAEAKAFAEAEIATGN, from the coding sequence ATGAAGAATAGAAATTCTATATATCAAGGCTTGAGCCGGGCATCCATCGGGATGCTGGCGGCCTGCATGGCTCTGACTGCATGTGATAAGGATCAAGAATTTACTCCTGCCATGCCCGAAGCCAAACTGATCAACGGCATCACATTCAAGGTAAGTGAGAACCTGCCGCTTGCCATTGGCATGGACTCTACTATTGTTTTTGCGATTGATGCTCCCGAAGAACTAGAAGATCGTTCCATTATCTGGAAGTCAACCGACGAAACTGTTGCCAAAGTTTCGCAGCAAGGCACTATTACCGGTATAGCCGAAGGTACAGCCATCATTAGTGTGACTCCCGCCATAGGTTTCGGTCCATCAGCTTCGGTAACGGTCAATGTAATACCCGAAATCATCAAGGCTACCGATATGACGTTGGTCAATCCGAAAGAGGGAGAAGACATTTATGAAACAGACCGGATTCAGTTGGAAGCATCCATCCTTCCGGCCAATCACACCTATTCTTATTTGACATGGGCAAGCAGTAACCCAAGCATCGCTACAGTATCAGAAAATGGCTTAGTAAACTGCCTGACACCGGGCAAGGCAATCATTACAGCTTACACACACGACCGTAGTGGTGTATCTGCCTCTTATGAGCTGAATATCAAAGAGTACATTCCGGTAGAAAGTGTCTCTATCTTTGCTTTGACAGAACCGCTTTGTATCTCTCGCGGCCCGGTTCAGCTGGATGTTGCTTACACACCCGCCAACGCTACCACAGGTTCAGTAGACTGGACTTCAAGTGACGAAAACATTGCTACGGTAGATTTGGGTGTTGTAACACCGAAGGGTTTCGGAACTGCTACTATTACGGCAACTTGTAAGGCAACAGGTCAGACGGCTTCCGTATCTGTAACCGTAGAAAGCGGTTGGGTGATTTGGGATGGTCAGAATAATTTCGATGGCTGGAAAATCGGACAGGCTTATTCGAGCTATGTGATAGAAGACGGCAAAATGGTGGTTACAGCCGGTGCCCAAAACGCTACCATGAGGCGTGCGGACTTGAGTTTCAGGAATGTCCCCATCAACCTTGATTTCTCCAACTATCCGGTACTTGCCATGCGTTCCACATTGCCAGTTGGCGGAAAAGGAATCGGACAAGGTGGTGCATATACACTGGACATGGTAACTAAGTCCGGAAATGCCGGTAGAGCCCATGTCGGAGAACTTCTGAGTGATGGTACGAATCTGATATATTATGATGTACCGTCTATCAATGCAGCATTAGGCAATGGTGTGGTAGAAGCCAATACCTTCCAAATCAAGGTTGCGGACATTTATAATGAGAACCTGCCTACCGGCCAATATACGGTTTACTGGATTCGCACATTCAAGAGCATAGCCGAAGCGAAAGCCTTTGCAGAAGCGGAGATAGCAACCGGAAACTAA